A window from Lysinibacillus sp. FSL K6-0232 encodes these proteins:
- a CDS encoding rolling circle replication-associated protein codes for EFMKFIKRLNYHVTGQKRAVIKYVCVVERQERGALHYHIILFNMPYVPHAELLKLWGHGAVRINEIDHVDNVGVYVVKYIEKEMRNMQSNKSAKVKDKKLYFASRGLYKPEEISDGTAEGKQQLQEIAGKVEGHEVYRKMYESEHYDTYEVIQYNLARKG; via the coding sequence CGGAATTTATGAAATTTATTAAGAGATTAAACTATCATGTCACTGGTCAAAAGCGTGCTGTAATAAAATATGTTTGTGTGGTTGAGCGCCAAGAAAGAGGGGCGTTGCATTATCACATTATTTTGTTCAATATGCCGTATGTTCCACATGCAGAACTTTTAAAGCTTTGGGGGCATGGTGCGGTACGAATTAATGAAATTGACCATGTCGACAATGTCGGTGTTTATGTGGTGAAATATATCGAAAAAGAAATGCGGAATATGCAGTCGAATAAATCTGCAAAAGTGAAAGATAAAAAACTATATTTTGCGAGCAGGGGACTGTATAAGCCGGAGGAAATATCAGACGGAACAGCAGAAGGAAAACAACAATTACAAGAGATTGCTGGTAAGGTTGAAGGTCACGAAGTATACAGGAAAATGTACGAGAGTGAGCATTACGATACCTACGAGGTAA